A region from the Pelobates fuscus isolate aPelFus1 chromosome 1, aPelFus1.pri, whole genome shotgun sequence genome encodes:
- the MYCBP gene encoding C-Myc-binding protein translates to MANYKAADSKREQFRRYLEKAGVLDTLTKVLVALYEEPEKPNNALDFLKQHMGAAGPESPDVEALRLEVAELKQKYEAVLEENKTLKAKLAQHEQPAEEKRPE, encoded by the exons ATGGCTAACTACAAG GCTGCAGACTCTAAACGCGAACAATTTAGAAGATATCTGGAGAAGGCTGGAGTACTTGATACGCTTACAAAAG TATTAGTGGCACTTTATGAAGAGCCAGAAAAGCCAAACAATGCATTGGA CTTCCTAAAACAACACATGGGTGCTGCAGGTCCTGAATCGCCTGATGTTGAGGCCCTCCGCTTGGAGGTAGCAGAATTGAAGCAGAAATATGAAGCTGTGTTAGAAGAGAACAAAACACTAAAAGCAAAG CTTGCGCAGCATGAGCAACCTGCAGAGGAGAAGCGTCCAGAATAA